AACTTGTTAGTTATTTGACCACAATAAAATTGATTTTTTTTCATAAATATTATTTTCAGTTTTTAATTTCATCTATTGTTAATGTTTTTTCAGCCAAATTATTTTGGTCTTTACATATTACAGTTTGATTTTTAAGTTCATTTTCACCAATAATGAAAATATATTGACTTTGTTTTAATTCACTTAACTTAAAACCAGCCTTTAGTTTATTTGCATCGTAATTAACGAAGCAATTAATTCCTTTTTTTCTCAACAAATTGGCTAATTTAAAGCTGTAATTTTTTAGTGGAATTGAATTATTGACTAAAGCTATAGTTACACCATTTAGTTTCTTATTGATATCATTTATATGCTTTAATAAGATAGCTAAGCGTTCAATTCCTAATGCAAAGCCAATACATGAAACATCATTTCCACCCAATTCACTAACTAACTTACTATATTTTCCACCGCCAATAATTGTTGGTTGTCCTTTTAAAATTGAATTGTTTGAATTAATTTCAAAGACAATGTTGGTGTAATAATCTAAACCACGCACAAGTGTTTGATCAATTTCGAATTCAATATTAGCATCTTTTAATAATTGACAAACATTATTAAAATAGTCTTTTTCTTCATTTGATAAATATTGATCAATTTTTGGTGCATTTTTAACAAAAATTTTTGTTCCATCAACTTTATCATCAAGAATTCGCAATGGGTTAGTATTAATTCGTTCGACTGAATCAGGGGTTAATTGTTCAATATATTGATTAAAATAAACTTTTAATTCATCAATTCATTTTTGTCTTGAGCTAAACGTGCCAATATTATTAATAGTCAATTTTCAGTTATCAATATTTAACTGTTTTAGACATTCAATTGCCATTAAAATAGTTTCAGCATCAAAATAATATGAATTTGATCCAATACACTCAACACCAAATTGATGGAATTGGCGTAATCGTCCACTTTGTGGGCGTTCGTAGCGAAACATTGGCTCTAGGTAATAAAATTTTAATGGTAATTGATTATTTTCAAGTAATTTATTTTCAACAACAGCACGAATTACAGGAGCTGTTCCCTCAGGGCGAAGAACAATTTCACGATCACCTTTATCAGTAAAATCATAAAACTCTTTTTTTACAATATCACTTGATTTACCAATACTGCGAACAAACAAATTTTTATTTTCAATAACTGGAGTTTTAATCAATGAATAACCATATTGATCAGCAATTCGTTCACAAGTGTTACGAATTAATAATCATTGTTTAGCATATTGATTAAACCAATCTTCAGTCCCTCGAATTTTTTGGTATTTTTCTTTTTTTGTATTTTCCATAAAATTAACGAACATTTCACTTAAATGTCATGATATCAACAACCATTAATGAAGAAATAATAACAATAGGAAGAATTAGATTTAAGTATTTATCAGCATGCCCTAATACAATCCCATCAGTAGGTTGTGCCGCAAATGTTTTACCATATAATTGAACTTCAGGATTAAAGATTGATGAACCAAGTAAATTGAAGTAATCATCAGCAACATGAAAGAATGATTCATACGATAACGAACTTGAATACCAGAATGGATCAGCATATACAATATAAGTTAATGGACTACAATTCCATCCACCAGAATCAGTTTTATAAGAAATATGAATTAATGGAATTGGTACAGCAAAACCAGCTAATGCAAAACTAAAAATAATTACAACACAATTAATTACAGCAATAACATAGTTTCTTTTTGTAAAAACAAGAATTACTAAGCCGATTGTTGTTGCCAGGAAGTAATTAATACATAGCGAATATAATACGTCACCAGGATGCATATAATTAAAAATAACTAGATATTCATCGATGCGATCAATATAAAATAAAAAGCCTCATCCCAGCATTCATACATAGCACACAATTGCAAAAAATCAATAATAAATTATTAAACACACTAAAAAAGTTAGTGGGCTAATTTTACTTGAACCAAGACGTTTCATTACCATACTAGTTCTTAGTGTGTTGATTGTTAAAGGGATGCAAAACATTCCCAAAAAAGTAATAACCATTGCCATACTACTAGGAATAATAGCAGTTGATTTAATCATTCCAAACAATGATCAAGTACTAGTGATTATGAATAAATAAAGTGGACCGAATAAAAAAATTAATCCTGGACCAAATAATGATTTTCAGAAATACTTATTAATGATTTTTAATGTTGTGTACATAATAAATATGTTTAATATTATATTAACTATTTAAATAAGAAGATTAAGTAAACTTCTTAATTCGGCGCTTTTAATTAATGTTTGTTATATAGTTCAATGAATTTTTTAATGGCAGAATTAAAACCATATTTGCCTATAAAAATATTACGGTAATAAATGACAAATTTATTTTGATAACAATAAATGCCAAGATCAGCTTTTTTAGATTCTTGTACACCATTAACAGTGCAGCCCATAACAGCAACAGCTAAATTATCTTTAGGATTTTGATCAATAAATTGTTTAATTTTATTTTGCAATTCAAAGTAATGTTTACCTATTCTTCCACACGTTGGACATGATATATAGTGAGTCAACTTAGTTTTAATCCCACATTCTTGCAATAATACTTTAGCCAATTTAACTTCTTGAACCGGATCACCGGTAATAGAAATACGAATTGTATTGCCAATTTGATATTTCTTAATTAGCTCATATAAAGCGATTGTACTACGCACACTTGATGTATATATATCACCAGCTTCAGTAACACCAACATGCAATGGATAGGCAAAATTTTTAGCTAATAATTTATAAAGTTGAATTGTTCTTTTTGGATCGGTATCTTTGATACTTAGTACAATGTTAAAAAAATTATGTTCTTCACAAGTTTTTACATATTTTGTTACTAAGTTAATAATTTGTTGATTTGTTTTTACATTTATTGGTAATGAGCCAGTATTCATACCAATTCGCATGGCCGTTTTAAATTTATTACATAAGCTGATAACTTCTTTAAAGTTATCTAGATTAGGAAAATTGCCTGGATTAATTCTAATTTTTGCCACACCAGCTTTAATTGCACCAATAGCTAATTTATAGTCATATTGAATGTCAGCCACAAGCGGAATTTTTACGATTTTAACAATTTGTTTTAAGGCTTTTAGATCATCTTCATCAATAACAGCAACACGAACAATTTCACACCCATATTTAATTAACTGATTAATTTGTTTCAATGTATCGTTAATTCTACTTGTTTTAGTATTAGTCATTGATTGAACAACAACATTATCACTATGACCAATAGTGATGTTTTTTACCTTAACAATTTTAGTTGTATATCGATTGAACATTAAATTAGTTTCTTTTTCTTTAAGAAAGCTTTTACTAAATCATTAACTTCATCCATTGTTTGCAATTGTAAAGTTTTTTCAGCTAAAACTTTGCATTCACTTTGATTTAGTGAATTAATGATTTTTCGCGCCATTGGAATGGCAGTTGCACTCATACTAAATGCATGTAGTCCCATTCCTAGTAATAATGGAATTGATAAAATATCACCAGCCATTTCACCACACATTCCCACCCATTTCTTGTGTTTATTAGCCCCGTTAATAGTCATATTAACCATTCTTAATAATGCTGGGTTATTTGGTTGATATAAGTACGAGACAGTTTTACTCATTCGATCACATGCAAATGTATATTGAATTAAATCATTAGTTCCAATGCTAAAGAAGTCAGCGTGAATAGCAAACATATCACTAAGCGCAGCTGCTGCTGGAATTTCAACCATCATTCCAATTTGAATATCTTTTGCAACTTTTTTACCTTCTTTTTCTAGTTCTTTCTTAGTTTGCAACACAAAATCTTTAGCTTTTTTAAACTCATCAACGATGGCGATCATTGGAAACATAATTCCTAGTTTTCCATAGATGCTAGCTCTTAATAAAGCACGAATTTGTGTTTTAAAAATATCTAAGTTAGCTAAGCAAAAACGAATTGCACGATAACCTAAGAACGGATTCATTTCTTCAGGGAAAGTGTAATAAGCTAACTTCTTATCTCCACCAATATCTAAAGTTCGAATGACAATTAATTCATTTGGTTGTTGTTCTAAAACACTCTTATAACCAATGAATTGTTCTTCTTCACTTGGCCAATTAGAATTAGACATGTATAAAAATTCACTACGATATAATCCTACACCTTCAGGACCATAGTTAATAGCTTTAGTCATGTCAGTTGGATTACCAATATTAGCTTCAATTTTAACTTTAACTCCATCTAGAGTTTCTGTTTTCAATTTAGCATATTTCTTTAATTCATTTTGTTCAGCTTCATATTTGCTTAATTTTTCATTTCAAGTTTCAATAATAGGTTTTAAATCAACAATTCCATTTTTCCCATCAATAGCAATTGTTATATTGGCTTTAATATGATTAAATAAGTTTTTAATTCCAAACACAGCTGGAATTTCTAAACTTCGCGCCATGATAGCAGAGTGACTTGTTCTTTCACCAATTTCACTAGCAATTCCTTTAATAAACTGTTTATTTAATAAAGCTGTATCACTTGGTGTTAATTCATAGCAAACCAAAATTGTTGGTTCATTAATTGATAATAAATCAGGAATTTTTAAATCCAAAACATTGGCTAATAATCGTTCTTTAACATCGATAACGTCAGTAGCACGTTCTTTAAAGTATGGATCATCCATACTTTTAAAAATTTTCGCATAATTATTAAAAACAGTATCAATTAATTGGACTAAATTTACTTGCTTTTCAGTTATTTGATCCTTAATTTGCTTAATAATTTCTACATCATTAACCAGCTGCATATGAGCATCAAAAATTTCAGCCTTTTCAGTTCCTAATTTTTCTAGAGTAATGCTCCGAATTTGCTCTAATTGTTTAATTGATGTTTCAATTGCCCGATCTAGTAAAGCTAAAGCTTTTTTAGCATCAATTAGATGTTTTTTATCATTAACATCAATTTTGGGTTTAACTAATAAAAATGTTTTAGCAATTCCAATTCCATTGCTGCAGCCAATTCCTTCAAGAAGGTTTTTACTCATATAAATTTATTTCGCTTTCTTTGTTGATTTATTTTTTATATAACGATTGAAACAATAAAAAACGATAAAGAAAATAGCAAATGCACCAAAGTTAACACCAATTAAAATTCAAACTAATGGTGATTTAATATCATCTTTAAAGCTGATTAATAAAATCGTAATGATTGAACAAATAAAACAGCCAACAATATAAACAAGGTCATTAGGACTTAACATTGGTTTTTTATCTGTTTTATTCATAATGAACCTAAATTATATCAATTGTAAACGTATTTTAATTTAAGTTAAATAATAGATATTACGCACACGTATATATTTAATTTATATACGTTTTATTAAAAATAGCAACTTAAAATGTCGTTTTACAAAAAAACAAAAAAATAAAATAAGTTTTCATTTTATTATGAAAAAAATTCGATTATTTAAACGTTTTTCATTAATTCTTTCAAGTGTAATTGCATTAGGAGCAATTGTTACACTTGCGCAAAAGAATAATAATTATGTTTTTAATAGCAATAATGACAAAAAAGCTGAACCTGTACATCAAAAATTAGAATTTAATAAAGACGATTATACTCAAATTGATTGAATTGGTAATCGTGGTTGAAGTATCGGTGGATTTAAACGAGGCAGTGAAGATATTACTAATAAATTAGCACAATATCATTTAAGATGAAATAATTGAGCGTTATCATCAATTAGTAATGTAAAAATTGATTTAACTAATTTACGAATTAAAGTTAAATATACCGCCCCAATTATTAGTAATACAGCTTATGAACAAGACACTAATGCTTTTAGTGTTAAAATCGGTGTTTTTACTCCGCCAGCTCCACCAATTCCACCAACTATTTCAACTAAAGCGTGAATTATTATTGGTTCATCAATGGGTGTAGGCATCTTATTAATTGCAACAGTTCTAATATCTAGACGTTATTATCGCTTAAAACAAACCCTTTAACAAAAGATTAAATAATAATAAAAAATTCACTCCGTATGAAGTGAGTTTTTTATTTAATGAATTAAATTGATTAATTAACTAAAGAATTGACATCATGCGCAATCATTAATTCTTCGTTAGTTCGAATGATATAAATTGGACATGTTGCAAATTTACTACTAATTAATTTGTAATCTACTAATTTTTCTTTCAATGCTTTATAATCAAGACTAGTATTTATAACGTGTAAGTTGTTTAAAATGTTTTGAATAGTCTGAAGATCGTTTTCACCAATTCCACCAGTAAAAACAATTCCATCAACATTGTTTTGTAATTCATTGATGTATTGTACTATGTATTTAGCTACACGTTTAGTGAACATAATTGCTGCTTTTAATGCTTTCATATCACCTTTATCAATATTAGCGTTAATTTCTCGGAAATCATTTGTACCGCACATTCCTTTTAAACCGGATTTTTTATTTAATAAATCATCAACTTCATTTGGTTTAAAACCTTGACGAATTAAATAAGTAACTACAGAAGGATCGATATCGCCACATCTTGTTCCCATCACTAATCCTTCCAACGGAGTTAACCCCATTGAAGTATCTATTGATTTGCTATGTTCAATTGCACAAACACTAGCTCCATTTCCTAAATGGCAGACAACTAAATTAACATCTTTTTTATTAAGAATTTTTTGCATTTGTTCAGTAATGTATCGATAACTTGTACCATGGAATCCATAACGATAAATTTGGTATTTTTTAACAATATCATCACTTAGTGCATATTGGTTATAGTCAGGAATTGTTGTATGGAATGATGTATCAAATACAACAACATTTGGTGTATTAGGTAGTAATGATTGAAAGGTTTTTATTGTATCAACTTCTGGTGGGTTGTGTAGTGGTACTAATGGATAATAATCAACTAAATCCTTAATTACTTTTTCATTAACTATTGCTGAATTCAAGTATTTTCTTCCACCCATTACAATGCGATGTCCAATACCTTTAATTAGTTTAAAATCAGGAATGATATTGTGTTTTTTAAGTGCATTTAAAATTAAATTAACTCCTGTTTCATGGTTAGGAATACTAATGTTTTCTTCCTTATGAACTTCTTTAGATTTAAAACTGAAAATTCCAATAGGGTTAGAAATTTTTTCACATTGGCCACTAGCTAAAACTTCATAATTATTAGTTTGATATACTTTGAATTTAATGCTGCTGCTTCCTGCATTAATTACTAAAATCATGGTATTTTTATTCATTTTTTTCTCCTTAGTAGATGAATTGAACATCGTGAATATCTTTGATTTCATTTTTAAAAACTTCTTTGATTCCACTATCAAATTCTTCCCCATTAAATGGGCATGTTGCACATGCACCTGTTACTTTTAGGGTTAAAGTGTGATCAAGATAAGAAACAAACTCAACATCACCACCATCATAGTTAATATAAACTCGAACGGTTGCTAATAGATCATGAATCTCTTGCAGAGTTTTATTCTCATTAGTTTCTTTCATATTTGTTAAATATAACTATTATTATTATAATTATTATCATTTGATCTACAGCATTAGCTCAATTGTATAGAGCGTCTGGCTTCGGACCAGAAGGTTAGGGGTTAGAGTCCCTTATGCTGTGCCATTAAAATTAATATGTACATTCGTACATATTTTTTATTTTCTAGCTATGATTAAACAATGCTTTAATACAAACAATGCTTATAAAATTTAATTCAACAAATACTTTGTTAGATTAAAATATAAAATATAACTTAATTTAATATATATGCCTAAAATTAGTCCATTAAAACAAAGTTCAAAAGGATTAGAAGAAAATTTAATTTTCTTATTAGATTTACCTTATAGCATTAGTTATCTAAAGAGTAATCGTGATTATCAAAATTTAATGCTAAATGAAATTTATGCTTATGAAACTTTAATTAAAAAAACCAAAACAAGTAAACATCACTTAAAATCAATTGTTGATAAATTTAATAGTGTTTCATTAACTAAGTATGAAAGCAAAGGAACAAAAACCTTTAAAACAAATGATGAGTTAATTGATTTTGCTGCTTATTTAAAAATTTATGTAAAAAATATTTTAAAGATTGATTTAGATACTTGTAAAAATAACTCAAACTCAATTAAAGAAGTTCAAACTGTTGAACCAATTCAACAAAATGTGGGCCAAATGAATGAACAATTAATGGGAATGAACTTTAATGAAATGTTTAATAACCAAAGTTCACCAAATTCGCCTACGATTACTATTTTAAATCCAGAGATCCAACGTCAAGCACATAAGAATTTACAAGAACGAATTATTAAAGAAGATATTTACATCTTTAATTCTAAGCCAAAGCATATTCCATTATCAAAATTAATTTACACAATTTCAGTTGTTTGCTATGCATTAATGTTAATTGCTTATGGAATTGTATTATTGCTGCTTAATGGTAAAGGAACAGGATTTAATGACACTGAAGGTAATCCAATTATTT
Above is a window of Candidatus Malacoplasma girerdii DNA encoding:
- the hisS gene encoding histidyl-tRNA synthetase codes for the protein MFVNFMENTKKEKYQKIRGTEDWFNQYAKQWLLIRNTCERIADQYGYSLIKTPVIENKNLFVRSIGKSSDIVKKEFYDFTDKGDREIVLRPEGTAPVIRAVVENKLLENNQLPLKFYYLEPMFRYERPQSGRLRQFHQFGVECIGSNSYYFDAETILMAIECLKQLNIDNWKLTINNIGTFSSRQKWIDELKVYFNQYIEQLTPDSVERINTNPLRILDDKVDGTKIFVKNAPKIDQYLSNEEKDYFNNVCQLLKDANIEFEIDQTLVRGLDYYTNIVFEINSNNSILKGQPTIIGGGKYSKLVSELGGNDVSCIGFALGIERLAILLKHINDINKKLNGVTIALVNNSIPLKNYSFKLANLLRKKGINCFVNYDANKLKAGFKLSELKQSQYIFIIGENELKNQTVICKDQNNLAEKTLTIDEIKNWK
- a CDS encoding 4-hydroxy-3-methylbut-2-en-1-yl diphosphate synthase is translated as MFNRYTTKIVKVKNITIGHSDNVVVQSMTNTKTSRINDTLKQINQLIKYGCEIVRVAVIDEDDLKALKQIVKIVKIPLVADIQYDYKLAIGAIKAGVAKIRINPGNFPNLDNFKEVISLCNKFKTAMRIGMNTGSLPINVKTNQQIINLVTKYVKTCEEHNFFNIVLSIKDTDPKRTIQLYKLLAKNFAYPLHVGVTEAGDIYTSSVRSTIALYELIKKYQIGNTIRISITGDPVQEVKLAKVLLQECGIKTKLTHYISCPTCGRIGKHYFELQNKIKQFIDQNPKDNLAVAVMGCTVNGVQESKKADLGIYCYQNKFVIYYRNIFIGKYGFNSAIKKFIELYNKH
- a CDS encoding PTS system enzyme I, which produces MSKNLLEGIGCSNGIGIAKTFLLVKPKIDVNDKKHLIDAKKALALLDRAIETSIKQLEQIRSITLEKLGTEKAEIFDAHMQLVNDVEIIKQIKDQITEKQVNLVQLIDTVFNNYAKIFKSMDDPYFKERATDVIDVKERLLANVLDLKIPDLLSINEPTILVCYELTPSDTALLNKQFIKGIASEIGERTSHSAIMARSLEIPAVFGIKNLFNHIKANITIAIDGKNGIVDLKPIIETWNEKLSKYEAEQNELKKYAKLKTETLDGVKVKIEANIGNPTDMTKAINYGPEGVGLYRSEFLYMSNSNWPSEEEQFIGYKSVLEQQPNELIVIRTLDIGGDKKLAYYTFPEEMNPFLGYRAIRFCLANLDIFKTQIRALLRASIYGKLGIMFPMIAIVDEFKKAKDFVLQTKKELEKEGKKVAKDIQIGMMVEIPAAAALSDMFAIHADFFSIGTNDLIQYTFACDRMSKTVSYLYQPNNPALLRMVNMTINGANKHKKWVGMCGEMAGDILSIPLLLGMGLHAFSMSATAIPMARKIINSLNQSECKVLAEKTLQLQTMDEVNDLVKAFLKKKKLI
- the ackA gene encoding acetate kinase, which translates into the protein MHVQHAHLMGKNLIVESKKFLKMKSKIFTMFNSSTKEKKMNKNTMILVINAGSSSIKFKVYQTNNYEVLASGQCEKISNPIGIFSFKSKEVHKEENISIPNHETGVNLILNALKKHNIIPDFKLIKGIGHRIVMGGRKYLNSAIVNEKVIKDLVDYYPLVPLHNPPEVDTIKTFQSLLPNTPNVVVFDTSFHTTIPDYNQYALSDDIVKKYQIYRYGFHGTSYRYITEQMQKILNKKDVNLVVCHLGNGASVCAIEHSKSIDTSMGLTPLEGLVMGTRCGDIDPSVVTYLIRQGFKPNEVDDLLNKKSGLKGMCGTNDFREINANIDKGDMKALKAAIMFTKRVAKYIVQYINELQNNVDGIVFTGGIGENDLQTIQNILNNLHVINTSLDYKALKEKLVDYKLISSKFATCPIYIIRTNEELMIAHDVNSLVN
- the nifU gene encoding nitrogen fixation protein, whose protein sequence is MKETNENKTLQEIHDLLATVRVYINYDGGDVEFVSYLDHTLTLKVTGACATCPFNGEEFDSGIKEVFKNEIKDIHDVQFIY